TCTAACATCTGTTTTTCAATAATATCAAGACATCTAAATATTTCTAATTTTGTTTCATTATCACATTGAGAGAATTCTTTTATTTCTTTATTTGTAAAAATCTTTAGCCATGGAATTTCACTATTTTCTATTTCTATTTTAATTAATTCATTTTTATATATTATTGACATTTCTTACCTTTTATAATTTATGAAATTCTACTATAAGCTTTATTAAACTACTTAAATACTATATATTAACCTTCCTTTAAGTAAAAATTAAATATAATCCAAATCCATTTTACAACCATAAAAGAAGTTTTTATAAAATGTTTTGTGTTTTATAAAGAGTTGGATGAATGTATTAGGAATGTACTTGATCGTTCAGTCCTGTTGTAATATTGGCAAAATACACAAAAAAAGAGGGACGACTTATGAAAGTTAGAGCTTCAGTAAAGAAGATGTGTGACAAATGTAAAATTGTCAAAAGAAGAGGTGTCGTAAGAGTGATTTGCGAAACTAAAAAACACAAACAAAGACAAGGATAAGACACATGGCAAGAATCGCAGGTGTTGATTTACCAAATAAAAAAAGAATGGAATATGCTTTAACGTATATTTTTGGAATAGGGTTACATAACTCAAGATTAATTTTAGATGCTGTTGGAATCGATAAAGATAAAAGAGCTCACGAATTAACTGAAGATGAAGCTGCAGCAATTAGACAAGAATTACAAAAAAACTATATGGTTGAAGGTGATCTTAGAAAAAAAGTTGCTATGGATATTAAATCATTAATGGACTTAGGTTCTTATAGAGGTTTAAGACATAGAAAAGGTTTACCATGTAGAGGGCAAAAGACTAAGACTAATGCTCGTACTAGAAAAGGTAAAAAGAAAACTGTTGGCGCAGCAGCGAAGTAAGGATAACTAATGGCAAAAAGAAAAGTTACTAGAAAAAAAATTGTAAGAAAAAATATTGCTGACGGTATCGTACATATTGCGGCTACTTTCAACAATACTATGGTTACAGTTACAGACAGCGTTGGAAATGCAATTGCATGGTCATCAGCTGGAAACTTAGGTTTCAAAGGTTCTAAAAAATCTACTCCATTTGCTGCGCAAGCTGCTGTTGAAGATGCTGTTGCTAAAGCTATGGAACATGGAATCAAAAACGTTGGTATCAAAATTCAAGGACCAGGATCTGGTAGAGACACTGCAGTTAAAGCTGTTGGTGCAATTGAAGGTATCAGAGTTACATGGTTAAAGGATGTTACACCATTACCACATAATGGTTGTAGACCTCCTAAAAGAAGAAGAGTGTAAGGAGTAGTTATGGCAAGATATAGAGGACCAGTAGAAAAAATCGAGAGAAGACTTGATGCAGACCTTGGATTAAAAGGTGAGAGAAGACTTAACGGAAAATCTGCTTTAGAAAAAAGACCATTTGCTCCAGGACAACACGGACAAAGAAGAACTAAAATTTCTGAGTACGGTTTACAATTAAGAGAAAAGCAAAAAGCTAAGTTCATGTATGGTGTTTCTGAAAAACAATTCAGAAAATACTTTAAAAAAGCTTCTACAAACGAAGGTAATACAGGATCTAACTTAATTACATTAATTGAGCAAAGATTAGATAACGTTGTTTACAGAATGGGATTTGCTACAACTAGAGCAAATGCTAGACAATTTACAACACACGGTCACGTTTTAGTTGACGGTAAGAAAGTTGATATTCCTTCTTACGTTGTAAAACCAGGACAAAAAATCGAAATCAAAGAAAAATCTAAATCTAACCCACAAGTTGTTAGAGCTTTAGAATTAACTAATCAAACTGGTATTGTTGATTGGGTTGATGTAGATACAGCAAAAGCATTTGGTATTTTTACTAGAGTTCCTACAAGAGAAGAAGTAGTTATTCCAGTTGAAGAAAGATTAATCGTAGAGTTATATTCTAAGTAATAAATAAAGGTAGCCAATGAAAAAGTTTGCAGACACACCGTTTTTACCAACAGAAGTTGAAATCGAAACTATCAATGATAATGAAGCAAAGATTTCTGCATATCCATTTGAAAGTGGTTTTGCAATAACTTTGGCACACCCTTTAAGAAGACTTCTTCTTAGTTCTTCAGTTGGTTACGCACCAATTGCAGTAAAAATTGAAGGAGCTTCTCACGAGTTTGACTCGTTAAGAGGGATGCTAGAAGATATAGCTATTTTTATTATTAACCTTAAGAATATTAAGTTTAAAATTAATGGTGATGAAGAACAAGTAGTAGTAGAATATTCTTTTGATGGACCAAAAGAAATTAAAGGTGAAGACTTAATCAACTCTGATGTTGAAGTAGTTTCTCCAGATGTTCACTTAGCTACAATTAACTCGGATTGTAATTTAACATTCTCTGTTATTATTCAAAAAGGTATAGGTTATATGCCTTCTGAAGATATTAGAGAAATTGTTGGACCAGATTATATTCCAGTAGATGCTTTCTTTACACCAGTAAAAAAAGTAGTTTATGATATTGAAAAAATGTTAGTTGAAGATAATCCTAACTTTGAAAAAGCTGTATTTAATGTACAAACAAATGGACAAATTTCTCCAATAACTGCTTTTAAAGAAGCTGTTTCTGTTATGTATTCTCAAATGTCAGTATTTAATAAAGTATTTGATTTATCAGAAGTAACAGTTAGTGATGCAGGTGAAGAGCCAGTAGAACTAAAAGATTTAGTTGTCAAAATTGATGACTTAAATTTAAGTGCTAGATCATTCAACTCTTTAGATAGAGCTGGATTAAAATTCTTAGGTGAATTAGTACTTATGAGTGAAGTTGAAGTAAAAAATATCAAAAACCTTGGGAAAAAATCTTATGATGAAATTGCTGAAAAGCTTGAATCACTTGGTTTCCCAGTTGAAGATACACTTCCAGAAAACGTTGCTTCTGCATTAAGAAGAAAATTAGAGCAACTTAAAGCATAATTAAGGGTTTAGAAGATGAGACATAAGCACGGATATAGAAAGTTAAGTAGAACTTCTTCTCATAGAAAAGCATTGTTAAAAAACATGGCAATTGCAATTATCGAAAGAGAAAAGATTGAAACAACTGTTCCAAAAGCAAAAGAATTACAAAGATATATTGAAAGATTAGTAACTACTGCTAGAAATGCAGATTTAAATACTCATAGACAAGTATTTGCAGCATTACAAAGTAAAGAAGCTACTAAAAAATTAATAAACGAAATTGCACCTAAATACGAAGGTAGAAACGGTGGATATACTTCAATTATTAAAACAAGAATTAGAAGAGGTGATGCTACTCAAATGGCATTCATTTCATTCGTATAATAACTAATTTATACATTCTTGAAAGGTAGGAGTCTTAAGACTTCTACCTTTTTTTATACTCATAAATACACTCAAACTTAAATTTTTCTTTTTATTTTCAATTAATATTTGCTTTACCATTTTTTAATCATTTTTTAGATAAAATCCGGTGTAATACTATAATTATAAATTACAGGAGACCGTTTGATAACTCTAAAAGAAGCACTTACTTTAGGTAGTGACGATATTAATAAATTAAGAGATGATTTAACTACAAAAATAAAAGAAAATACTGTTGGTGCATATATTGAGCAATTAACTTCAACTGATATTTCTACTTCAGGTTCTGGAATTCCAATTGCTATTAAAGATAATATAAATGTTAAAAATTGGGAAGTTACTTGTTCTAGTAATATCTTAAAAGGTTATATTTCACCATATAATGCGACTGTAATCAACAACTTAGAAAAAGCAGGTTTAAGCGCTTTTGGTCGTGCAAATATGGATGAATTTGCAATGGGAAGTTCTACTGATACTTCTTGCTATGGTAAAACATTAAATCCAATTGATAATTCAAAAGTACCTGGTGGAAGTTCTGGTGGAAGTGCTGCTGCTGTTGCTGCTGGTATTGCTATTGCTGCACTTGGTACTGATACAGGTGGTTCAATTAGACAACCTGCTGCTTATTGTGGTGTAGTTGGAATGAAACCAACTTACGGAAGAGTTTCAAGATACGGAATTACTGCATATTCATCTTCTTTAGATCAATGTGGACCAATAACTCAAAACGTTGAAGATGCTGCAATTTTATATGACATTATTTCAGGGCATGACGATAAAGATTCTACATCTGCTAATGTTAATTATGACGCAGTTACTCCAAAGCTTGATGCTAATAAAAAACTTACTATTGCGGTTATTGATAATTTTATTGAGCAAGCTAGTTCGGCTATTCAAAAAGCATTTAGTAAATCTATTAAAGCTTTAGAAGAAGCAGGACATAAAATTGTTCATAAAAACATGTTAGATACTGGAAAGATTCTTTCATCTTACTATATTGTAGCAACTGCTGAAGCATCTGCAAATCTTTCTAGATTTGATGGTGTTAGGTACGGAAATAGAAAAGGTGAGGGTGGACTTAAAGATATGTACGTTCAAACTAAATCCCAAGGATTTGGAGATGAAGTACAAAAAAGAATTATGTTAGGTTCTTTTGTATTAAGTTCTGGATATTATGATGCTTACTATATCAAAGCACAAAAAGTTAGACACTTAATCAAAGATGAATATGAAGAGATTTTTAAAGATGCAGATTTAATTCTTTCTCCAGTTGCACCTACAACTGCACCTAAGTTTGGAAGTTTTAAAACATCATTAGAAATGTATTTAAGTGATATATATACAATCTCAGTTAACTTAGCAGGACTACCTGCTATTTCTTTACCTGTTGATAAAGATGAAGATGGAATGCCAGTTGGTTTACAGCTAATTGGACCTGCATTCGATGAACAAACTATGTTTGATGGTGCATTGTCACTAGAAAAAGCAATTAATTATAAAAAATAAGAAAGGGATATTATGAGAATAAGAAAAAGAGCACTTACATTTGAAGACGTTTTATTAGTACCAGCAAAATCAGAAGTTTTACCTAAAGAAGTATGTTTAAAATCTAAATTAACTAAAACAATTGAGTTAAATGTACCTTTTATTTCTGCAGCTATGGATACAGTTACAGAATTTGAAGCTGCTATTGCAATGGCAAGACTTGGTGGTATTGGTATTATCCATAAAAATATGGATATTGAAACTCAAGCTATGCAAGTTAGAAAAGTTAAAAGATCAGAGTCAGGAATGATTACAGATCCAATTACAATTAAGAAAGATCAAACTCTTCAAGATGCAGAAGATATAATGGCTACATATAAAATCTCTGGTATTCCTGTTGTAGATGATACTAATTCATTATTAGGAATTATTACAAATAGAGATATGAGATTTACAAAAGATTTCACAAAAGTTATTGCAGATAAAATGACACACTCTCCATTAATTACTGCAATTAAAGGTACGACTTTAGAAGAAGCTGCCGAAATTATGCATGCTAATAAAATTGAAAAATTACCAATTGTTAATGATGAAAATAAATTAATTGGTTTAATTACAATTAAAGATATTAATAAAAAAAGAGAACATCCAAATGCTTGTAAAGATACTTTTGGAAGATTAAGAGTTGGTGCTGCTATTGGTGTTGGTCAATTAGATAGAGCAACTGCATTAGTTGAAGCTGGTGTTGATGTTTTAGTTATGGATTCTGCTCATGGACATTCTAAAGGTATTTTAGATTCTGTTACTGCAATTAAGAAAGTATTAGATGTTGAAATTATTGCAGGTAATGTTGCAACTGCTGAAGGAACTAAAGCATTAATTGATGCAGGAGCTGATGCAGTTAAAGTTGGAATCGGTCCTGGTTCAATTTGTACAACTAGAATTGTTGCTGGTGTTGGAGTTCCTCAAATTTCTGCAATTGATGAGTGTTCTGCTGAAGGTGCTAAATATGGTATTCCAGTTATTGCTGATGGTGGAATTAAATATTCTGGTGATGTTGCAAAAGCATTAGCTGTAGGTGCATCATCTGTAATGATGGGTTCTGCATTAGCAGGAACTGATGAATCTCCAGGTGAATTAATTTTATACCAAGGAAGAAAATTCAAAACTTATAGAGGAATGGGTTCTATTGGTGCAATGACTAAAGGAAGTACGGATAGATATTTCCAAGAAGGAACTGCTGCTGATAAACTTGTACCTGAAGGTATTGAGGGTAGAGTTGCATATA
This sequence is a window from Poseidonibacter parvus. Protein-coding genes within it:
- the rplQ gene encoding 50S ribosomal protein L17, translating into MRHKHGYRKLSRTSSHRKALLKNMAIAIIEREKIETTVPKAKELQRYIERLVTTARNADLNTHRQVFAALQSKEATKKLINEIAPKYEGRNGGYTSIIKTRIRRGDATQMAFISFV
- the rpmJ gene encoding 50S ribosomal protein L36; this encodes MKVRASVKKMCDKCKIVKRRGVVRVICETKKHKQRQG
- the gatA gene encoding Asp-tRNA(Asn)/Glu-tRNA(Gln) amidotransferase subunit GatA is translated as MITLKEALTLGSDDINKLRDDLTTKIKENTVGAYIEQLTSTDISTSGSGIPIAIKDNINVKNWEVTCSSNILKGYISPYNATVINNLEKAGLSAFGRANMDEFAMGSSTDTSCYGKTLNPIDNSKVPGGSSGGSAAAVAAGIAIAALGTDTGGSIRQPAAYCGVVGMKPTYGRVSRYGITAYSSSLDQCGPITQNVEDAAILYDIISGHDDKDSTSANVNYDAVTPKLDANKKLTIAVIDNFIEQASSAIQKAFSKSIKALEEAGHKIVHKNMLDTGKILSSYYIVATAEASANLSRFDGVRYGNRKGEGGLKDMYVQTKSQGFGDEVQKRIMLGSFVLSSGYYDAYYIKAQKVRHLIKDEYEEIFKDADLILSPVAPTTAPKFGSFKTSLEMYLSDIYTISVNLAGLPAISLPVDKDEDGMPVGLQLIGPAFDEQTMFDGALSLEKAINYKK
- the rpsK gene encoding 30S ribosomal protein S11; the protein is MAKRKVTRKKIVRKNIADGIVHIAATFNNTMVTVTDSVGNAIAWSSAGNLGFKGSKKSTPFAAQAAVEDAVAKAMEHGIKNVGIKIQGPGSGRDTAVKAVGAIEGIRVTWLKDVTPLPHNGCRPPKRRRV
- the rpsD gene encoding 30S ribosomal protein S4, with amino-acid sequence MARYRGPVEKIERRLDADLGLKGERRLNGKSALEKRPFAPGQHGQRRTKISEYGLQLREKQKAKFMYGVSEKQFRKYFKKASTNEGNTGSNLITLIEQRLDNVVYRMGFATTRANARQFTTHGHVLVDGKKVDIPSYVVKPGQKIEIKEKSKSNPQVVRALELTNQTGIVDWVDVDTAKAFGIFTRVPTREEVVIPVEERLIVELYSK
- the guaB gene encoding IMP dehydrogenase, with protein sequence MRIRKRALTFEDVLLVPAKSEVLPKEVCLKSKLTKTIELNVPFISAAMDTVTEFEAAIAMARLGGIGIIHKNMDIETQAMQVRKVKRSESGMITDPITIKKDQTLQDAEDIMATYKISGIPVVDDTNSLLGIITNRDMRFTKDFTKVIADKMTHSPLITAIKGTTLEEAAEIMHANKIEKLPIVNDENKLIGLITIKDINKKREHPNACKDTFGRLRVGAAIGVGQLDRATALVEAGVDVLVMDSAHGHSKGILDSVTAIKKVLDVEIIAGNVATAEGTKALIDAGADAVKVGIGPGSICTTRIVAGVGVPQISAIDECSAEGAKYGIPVIADGGIKYSGDVAKALAVGASSVMMGSALAGTDESPGELILYQGRKFKTYRGMGSIGAMTKGSTDRYFQEGTAADKLVPEGIEGRVAYRGSIADIIHQMTGGLRSSMGYLGSADIKIFQETAEFVEITSAGLKESHVHDVTITNEAPNYHV
- a CDS encoding DNA-directed RNA polymerase subunit alpha, producing MKKFADTPFLPTEVEIETINDNEAKISAYPFESGFAITLAHPLRRLLLSSSVGYAPIAVKIEGASHEFDSLRGMLEDIAIFIINLKNIKFKINGDEEQVVVEYSFDGPKEIKGEDLINSDVEVVSPDVHLATINSDCNLTFSVIIQKGIGYMPSEDIREIVGPDYIPVDAFFTPVKKVVYDIEKMLVEDNPNFEKAVFNVQTNGQISPITAFKEAVSVMYSQMSVFNKVFDLSEVTVSDAGEEPVELKDLVVKIDDLNLSARSFNSLDRAGLKFLGELVLMSEVEVKNIKNLGKKSYDEIAEKLESLGFPVEDTLPENVASALRRKLEQLKA
- the rpsM gene encoding 30S ribosomal protein S13, with the translated sequence MARIAGVDLPNKKRMEYALTYIFGIGLHNSRLILDAVGIDKDKRAHELTEDEAAAIRQELQKNYMVEGDLRKKVAMDIKSLMDLGSYRGLRHRKGLPCRGQKTKTNARTRKGKKKTVGAAAK